GATGAGTGGAACAGCGAACCTGAAATCATAGAGAACGACCATGGAACATATTATTTCTCCCATAGAATGACAAATTTTTGGCGAGAGCATAATCAATGAGCAACTGCTTCAAATTTCGTAAGTGTTTATGCTTTTAAGCTTCTACTCTTCTCTATAGATATCATTTCTGCGGCCATCATTTTGTTCAAAATTCTAGGATGGAGGACTGCAAGCCCTTCAGAGTATTTTACATGAAAGACGTAAGTAACAGTAAGTCTTACTGTCCTTGTATCACTCAACTCAACTCAAGGTTACTGAATTCTCGTCTAAGATACTAAGACGTGTACTGATATAAATCAAAGAGAAATTGCATAGATGGAGCATGAAAGTAGCATTGCCTGTTAGTCTTCCAAACAAGCTAGTGCATCTATTTGGTTGAAGAAATCTTTGGCATCACCAGGAATTCCAACACCAAGAAAGAACTTGGCCAAACCAACTATGTTATCACCTGCAAGCTGCATGAGAGAATGGGAATGCGAAGGTGAATTATCAACACATCTGACAGAATACAGGATACAGAGAAATATGCATATTGCATACGTTCAATCTTGTGGATTCTGCAGCTGCAAATGACGTGAGCCCTCTAATTACTGATGCAGTTGTTGAAATCGGGCCTTCACTTCCATCGAAGTAAAATGTTCCAACATCTAAAAGGCCAAAAAAAAATCATCAATCCTAGAAATGCGAATCTAAACTGAAAGAAATATGAAGTGACTGGAGAACATATACATAGTATAGCAAGTAGTGTACTACATACCATATTTTTGGATACTGTCAAAAAGCTTCAGGATACTCGTCTTCAATGTCTGAATCTACAAGATGACAAACAAGAATGATCATATCATCACATGGCCAAGTAATATCTACCAAACAACCAGATAAAATGGCAAAAAGGCATAACAAGATTAAAAAAAAAGTCAGGTACACATACATAACCTTTCCTATAGCTACGACTTGGAATCAAAATTATCAAAACATAATTTAGTATATTAGTTACTAGGTAAGAGGTTCCAGAAGCAAAAGTAAACCAAATTATCCCAGTGATGTCTCGCCAAAATATATCCTCAGAAAATCAGTAATATAGTGCAGCAAAAGATCTCACTTACCAATGATTGATCAATCTCTGAAGGTGCTAACGAAATCACTCCACCAAGAGTTTCGAAGGCTAAGCCTGGAGAGAAAAGAAAACCTTAGGTTAAGAATGTAAAAATAACAGAGCAAAAGAAGTGAACAAGTTAAAGGCAAGAAAGGAAAGAAATAATCTACAAGGTTCATCATTAACGTTTAATGTCGTGAAGTCGGAAAGGTTAATCCGATATGAAATACTTACCAGAAGCAAAGGAGCTTGATTCCGGATTGTTGGAGCTGTATCGCCATTTTCCATCACTCTGGCTAAGAGCCTAATACAAATTTACTACTTTACACAAATATTACTCGAAAAAAAAAATCTTAGTAGTATGTAATATAGTTATTGAATACCACCAACATGTCAGCGCTCTATACACTTCTACAAGAATCTATAATTAAAAGTTTAGAAAGACAGCGTACAGTGTAACATCTGATAGTTCAACAAAAACAACAAAATAGGTAAGATAAACAAAGTTCAAACCTTAATGGAAAGGAAAATGGCTTCGGCATCACCAAAACTTATATCATTTCCAGAAAATTGCTCCTGCATTTATGGAAAAGCAAGGTCAAGCCTGAAGCCAACAAAGAGAAAAGCAAGAACGGAAGACTTGAATAGAACAAATTGTCACACTTCCACGTAATAAGCGAAAAACTAAGAAAAACTCTTAGAAGACCATATGGAAAAAGGAGAAGTCAATCCCACTCAAGTCTAATTAGTATTTACCTTAACAAGCACCAAGCCTCTGACAGAATAGTAGAAGTCAAGCAACAACTTAGCATCTTTAACTCCAGCTTGAAGTTTAGAGACAATGTTCTTCAAAAGAGGAAAAGAAGCAACAGATGAAGTTACTCTAGCCGCTTAAAGGGTGAAAGACAATTGTTTACCTTAGGAACATCTTTTCCAGATTTGCATCTCATAATCCCATTGACGCTCAAAGCATAGAACGCATCCTTCAAAGTAGAAGAAGGCGACGCAAGAACTTCAACAACATTCTCACAAGTCGCTGACTTTAAATCAGACTTCCTATCAACTCCAAGAATCTCCAACGTCTTTAATGCTTCATATGCCTCCTCCAAGCTGAATACAACAAAAACCGCAAATTCAAAATGGTTCAGTACACAATCATCTACTACACAAACAAACAAGTCCTGAGCTTTAACGAGCAACCAAACAGTGAAGGTCTCCGGTTTTGCTAATACTTAACCAGAGATTAAACCAAAAAACTAATTACACGGTTAACTACTCAAACAGAAGTAATCAGTAAAACGAGCAACCAACTAGTGAAAGTCTCCGGTTATGCTGCGCTAACATTAAACCAGAGATTAAACCAAAACTAATCACACGGTTAACTAAAGTTGTAGATTTTTAGAGAAAACCAAACCTTTTGTAGGATCCATCGACAGGTACGAGCACATCCAGGGCCGCGGATCGGTGAGAGTTTGAAATCGGATGAAATAATGAAGCTGCACCGCAGATTGCTACGGCGAGAACCAAAACCAGAGATCGTACGAGACCTCCGGCCATCTTCGCACTTCATCAGAAAAATCGAAACAATCACCTCTACGACAGACACATCGAGAACCTTAAGCATTTAGAGATCGGGCGATAAAGATTTACCAGAAGTTGACGGAGACTGAGGCTCGGGGAGGCTTCGGATCGATCTATGGATTTTGAGCGAGAGGAAGAAAGTGTGGAGCTTTACGACAGTAACTGATAAGACCGATTTACCCTCGCGTTCAAACTTAACTACCCTCCAGTTATATTGTGGTTAAACGGCTGCGTATCAAAGCAATCTCGTCTGTTAAGGTTGTTTAGTTTGCTTTTCATCTGTTTATATGTTTATAAAGACCAATATACCCCCACCTTTCAATTAACTACAGTCCAGTTCAGGTTAAAAGGTTAAACTACTTTCTTAGAGCATCTTTAACCCATAAACCCCAGATAGAATGTTTATTTATTTTTTTTTCTTTTTATCTGATTAAAAAATAGGGTCCGCGAAATAGTAGTTTCGGTGCTTAATTTGGTGTTTTTGGCACCGCTTCTTCCTCTCTTATAGTGGGGTCTACCCCTTAGCACTCCCTTGAGCACTCCCATTAATGGTGTTCTTATGTTAGAGATTTACTTAGTATCAGCCTTCTGCCAAATAATGTAATGAACAGTAAGAACTTGTCTAGATCTACTTCGATTTATTCGGTTCGGTTTTCAGTTTGGTTTTTGGTTTTCGGTTATGTACAGGCCTACTGTAGAGAGTGATGGCAAGAGTCCTAAAGCTACAAAGCAGACCACATTCTCCAAGGAACATCATAGTTTGAGAAACTGATGAAGTCTGGTCTCGAGAGAATCCAAGCCTGACTTGTGGCTAGAATCTTTCTTAATCAAGTTACTATATTTGTAGACCTATTGAATCTGATTCTTTGGTCATCTAATCGAGTTTGTGTGTGCTTGAGTTCTTGAATCACAAAATAACTATTTCTACAGAATCTTTTTATCACCACTAACTCGAAGGTGGTTTATGAATAAGGTCCCTTGCATTAGTGTTGGGCCAATCCACTAATTCTAAAGAAAATTTTCTTCTCCTATTCAATCCAGTTACTAAAATTCTATCAAACTTTTGTCACAATTATTAAAACAAGCTAGCTAGTGATCTGAAGTTGCAGCACCAGAACTCTCCGCAGCAACACTACCTTCTTCAGCATTCTGCAGCGCCATCTTCTCCTTTAGTGTCTCCTTCGCTGTATCGTAAGTTGCGTGCAACCCAAACAAAAAATAGTAAACAAGAAGAACACCAGTCCAGATCGCAAACCTAATGTACGATTTCGCATCGATCGAACCAAGAAGAAAGATATTAATAGCTATGGAAGCAGAAGGCAACCACGGAACCAAAGGAACACCCCAAAGTTTTGGAGCCCTAGCTTGTGCCACAAGAAACTTCATCCCAGCGGTAGACAAGAACCATATAGGAACCGTAACGCAATAACCAATCCAACTGTCCTTTTCCAAGGCCCAATAGACAGCAGTCGCAGCAGAGGATGCAAGAATCAAACCTAAGAACACTAAGAACTTGGTCCGGTCTCTGGAAGATGTTTCTCCGGTGACGTAATATCTCCTGACGAGGAGAGCCACAGCGACTAACATGAAGATGAAAAGTGTGGACACGGATAAGAGATCGGCTAGGATTCCTAATTTTGTGAAGAATGCGATGAGAGCTGTCGCAGTCAGCATAATCACTGTCGCGTTAATGGGTGTTCCGGTCTTTGCGTTGACATGAGCTAGCCATGGTGGCATCATGTGGGCTCTGGCTATGTGCGTCATGTACCTTGCTTGACCGATGGCTCCAACTAATAATACGGTCGTCATACCTGCAAAATTCAAAGATTTTGAATATAAGGGTGTTTAGTTGGATAAAATAAACTTCTTAATTTCATTTTTAAAACTCACAGTCTTTTTTTTAGCCTTCAAGTCTATGAGTTTTAAAAATGAAATTATAAACTAGGATTAGTATTTTGATCCGAACTGAACTAATCAAATTTTTGAACTAAATTAATCGAATTAACAGAAATAACTAAAATTATCCAAAGTTTTAAACTTAAACCAAATTAAATTAACAAAAAAATATCTAAAAGTTAAACTAAATTAAATTAAATCTAACCGAAACCAAAATTTGATGAATAACCAACTCCAACTGTCGCATGCTACTGTAAAAACTATAAGACAAGCACAACCAAATATAAAATATTGGACGCCAAAAATGTTGTCATACCTTTAAGAGCACCAAAGGCAACTAGGTACTTAGCCCAATCCCATCCAACAGCCGAGAACGCGACAGAAAACGGTGCATCCGGATCAATCATTCCATACGGTTGCATAAGACACAATGCAGCCGCCATGAGACAATAACAAACCGTAGTAAGCACCATCGATCCAACAAGACCAATAGGAATGTCTCTCCCAGGATTCTTTGTCTCCTCAGCCATGGTTGAAACCGCATCGAATCCAATATAAGCAAAGAAAAGAACCGACGCGGATTTAAACACTCCTCTAGCTCCAAAGGGAGCAAAGTCGGAGTAGTTTTTGAAATCAGCTCTAATAAATCCTGCTATGACTATAAAGAGAATCACGAGCATATGGATAATAGAAGCGATGTAGTTGAAGACTGATGAGCCTTTTGTGCCAATAGCGGCTAAAACGCAAATGATCACGCAAACGCCGACCGAG
The DNA window shown above is from Brassica oleracea var. oleracea cultivar TO1000 chromosome C3, BOL, whole genome shotgun sequence and carries:
- the LOC106333103 gene encoding cationic amino acid transporter 1-like, with product MGSENGDDGLRRRGCSCTKDDFLPEESFKSMGNYVKALKETPSRFVDRLLTRSQDSVEIHDMKARSGHEMKKTLTWWDLMWFGVGAVIGSGIFVLTGQEARDSAGPAVVVSFVVSGVSAMLSVFCYTEFAVEIPVAGGSFAYLRVELGDFMAFIAAGNIILQYIVGGAAVARSWTSYFATLLNHKPDDFRIVANSLHEDYNHLDPISVGVCVIICVLAAIGTKGSSVFNYIASIIHMLVILFIVIAGFIRADFKNYSDFAPFGARGVFKSASVLFFAYIGFDAVSTMAEETKNPGRDIPIGLVGSMVLTTVCYCLMAAALCLMQPYGMIDPDAPFSVAFSAVGWDWAKYLVAFGALKGMTTVLLVGAIGQARYMTHIARAHMMPPWLAHVNAKTGTPINATVIMLTATALIAFFTKLGILADLLSVSTLFIFMLVAVALLVRRYYVTGETSSRDRTKFLVFLGLILASSAATAVYWALEKDSWIGYCVTVPIWFLSTAGMKFLVAQARAPKLWGVPLVPWLPSASIAINIFLLGSIDAKSYIRFAIWTGVLLVYYFLFGLHATYDTAKETLKEKMALQNAEEGSVAAESSGAATSDH